GTTGATGTTCTCGTAAACGAGGGAGGGGTTTTAAATTGGGATGTCCTATGTGCCGCCTTATTGCACGACACAATTGAAGATACCCAAACTACGGCTGAGGAATTAACCAAAGCATTCGGAAAAAATATTGCGTCAATCGTTTTGGAGGTTACAGACGATAAGGCGCTACCTAAAGCAGAGCGTAAGCTTCAGCAAATTGCACACGCTCCTCATTCCTCTCATGAGGCTAAGTTGGTTAAGCTTGCCGATAAGATCTGCAACCTTCGAGATATCTTGGCTTCGCCTCCGGCTGGATGGGACCTCAAAAGAAAGCAGGAATACTTCGAATGGGCAGCAGCAGTAGTCGGTGGCATCAGAGGATCAAATTCCAAGCTAGAGAAGATTTTTGATGCTTTGTTAGAAAAGGGCAGGGCCCAGTATCAATCTGAGTTGGGTCAGTAAAAGCTTATGGCAAGTCTTAGCAAATCGAAGATCATTGCCCACCGCCAGTGCCCTAAGCGCCTATGGCTGCAAATTAATCGCCCTGAGCTCATCCAAATTAGTGCAGCAACCCAGGTCAGATTTGACGAGGGCAATAAAGTCGGCGACATCGCGCGTCAAAACCATCAAGGCGGCGTATTTATAGAGACGCTTAACCGAATAGAGGCTCTCGCCCTAACTAAAGAGGCTGTGGCGAAACGGCAGACTATCTTTGAAGGCGCTTTCTTTGAAGAAGATGTCATGATTCGTGCGGATTTACTATTCCCAGAAAAAGAAAGCTATCGCTTGGTGGAGGTTAAATCTTCTACTGGTGTGAAGAGCTATCATGTTGATGATGTCACCGTCCAAAGTTGGGTGATGGAGAAAGCAGGTTGCACGCCTACGAGCATGGCCTTGGCTTACATCAATAATCAGTTTGTCTATCAAGGCGACGGTAATTACGAAGGCTTATTTGCTGAGGCTGACTTATCAAACCAAGTAAAGCCCAATATGCCTCAAGTGCAATCTTGGGTTGACGCAGCTAAAAAGACCTTATCTTCGCCGGTAGAGCCTGCGATTGAACCAGGTGAGCAATGCACGAACCCATTTACTTGTGACTTTATTAGCTACTGTTCCCCGCCAGAGGAAGGCGTGGAGTACCCAGTAGAGATCTTGCCTTATGGAAAAGCTATAGCCGCTGAATTAAGAGGTGATGGCTATAAAGATTTACGTGATGTGCCTGCCGAACGCTTGAGTAATCCCAAGCACCTCAAAGTCCATGCAGCCACCCTTAGTGGTCAAGCTATCTTAGAGATAGAAGCTATTAATCAAATACAAGCGTTGCCATATCCCCGGTATTACCTTGATTTCGAGACGATTGGTTTTGCAGTTCCCATTTGGGCGGGCACCCGTCCGTATATGCAGCTCCCGTTTCAGTGGTCATGTCATATTGAGCAGGCGGATGGATCAATTA
This genomic stretch from Polynucleobacter corsicus harbors:
- a CDS encoding DUF2779 domain-containing protein: MASLSKSKIIAHRQCPKRLWLQINRPELIQISAATQVRFDEGNKVGDIARQNHQGGVFIETLNRIEALALTKEAVAKRQTIFEGAFFEEDVMIRADLLFPEKESYRLVEVKSSTGVKSYHVDDVTVQSWVMEKAGCTPTSMALAYINNQFVYQGDGNYEGLFAEADLSNQVKPNMPQVQSWVDAAKKTLSSPVEPAIEPGEQCTNPFTCDFISYCSPPEEGVEYPVEILPYGKAIAAELRGDGYKDLRDVPAERLSNPKHLKVHAATLSGQAILEIEAINQIQALPYPRYYLDFETIGFAVPIWAGTRPYMQLPFQWSCHIEQADGSITHQEFLDLSGNDPREMFAKTLIEALSTHGPVIVYNAGFEGARIKELAADFPHLSSELFAIPERFFDLLPLARNHYYHPDMKGSWSIKEVLPTIAPELDYSNLEVSDGAMAQEAYKEAIHTQTTPERKEEVRNAMLKYCEQDTIAMVKIVKAWSRP
- a CDS encoding HD domain-containing protein produces the protein MNQFVTALAFSATKHRDQRRKDVEASPYINHPISLVDVLVNEGGVLNWDVLCAALLHDTIEDTQTTAEELTKAFGKNIASIVLEVTDDKALPKAERKLQQIAHAPHSSHEAKLVKLADKICNLRDILASPPAGWDLKRKQEYFEWAAAVVGGIRGSNSKLEKIFDALLEKGRAQYQSELGQ